Genomic window (Blastocatellia bacterium):
AGCAAAAGTTTTCAAAATATTCCGATAACATCCTCTGCTAATAGCTTATCAATTATCTCTAGTGTTTCTAAGTCTGTTAAACTACTTTGGTCTAATACTTCTGATAACTTACGATATTGATTAACTAGCTCTAATACTAGATTTGTATTGTCTATTGGCTCTACTGTAAATATAAATTGGGAACTTTTGTCAGATGATGATTTGGTTGGGGTTTGATTAGTTTTGTCTAATTTTGTAAGAGATTGTTTGATTTTTAAACTACTAGTAGGTTCTTTATCTGTAATAATTTGATAGTTATCACGACTAAGTTTAGAAAGCAAAATAGGATCTTTAATAAAAAGTGTATGGCCTCTCTCAGTAATACTTTTTATTAAGCAATTATATTCGTCCAGTTTTGCTACTGTGTCTAGTAGGCATTCTTCCAAGCGTTCATTTACTGTAGCAGGATGAGGAAAGGTCTTTTTTTCTACACGAAAAGTTCCTATTTTCCACTCTAAAAGTCGAAATAACGCTTTTTTGCCTATTAGGTTACTTAATGAAGCATGAATAATTACTCCATTTGATAAATATATTTCCCCTACTCCATAATCAGGGTTATCAATTTGTAAGTAAAAATCTCTATGACCTAAAAAACTAATAACTTGTAATAGTCCTGCTACATCGGTATCTCCTAATTGTCCACTCATAAGATATTGTATTTGTTGATCTTGAAGTAGTTTTTTTAGAAAGCGAAACTGACGTGCTTTCACTAAATTTAGTTTTATTTTTAAGAGCAGTTCTGGAGGGTTAATGGGTTTAACAATATAATCATCTGCTCCCATTTGTAGACCAACTAGTCTTTCTGGCAAACTACTTGCTGAAGAACAAAAGAAAAAGGGGATATCTTCATAGCCTAATAATTTAACTTGTCGGTAAAGTTCATAGCCACCCATTACAGGCATATCAATATCAGCAATAATTAATTCTGGAGTAGATTCTTTTAGGTGTTCTAAAGCTTCTTGTCCATTTTCTGCTGTTGTTACACTTACGCCATGCATTCTTAAATAGGTAGAGACTAACTTTATAATGATGCTATCATCATCTACTAATAGAACATTTGTTGGTACCATAGAATTTCTCGAAATTAGTTAATTAAAATCAGCCAAAAATTTTTCTTAAATATGTTTTCAAGCTCTATAATATGAAAAAACAGCTAGAAGATATAGTCATTTAGAGAAAAACAGTTTACATAATCTTGTATTTTAGGTTGAAAAAATGAGTCATGATTTAATAATTCGATTAACTGATGAACAATGGAAAGAAGCTCAACGTGCTGTAGATTCAGAGTTTGATAGCACTTTAATTCGTCTTGGTTCAGGTGATATTTACTATCAACGTGAAGAAGGTAAAGTAGTTTTAATTATTAATTTTCAACATCGCGCACCATTAGGTAAAACTAATAGTAATGAGTAATTTTTATAACCTAATAAAACGGGTAATAGTATGGAAGAAAAGAATTTTAGCCCCCCAACAAGAATAGATACTCCTGCTAATTACTCAGGACAGCCCCTCTATCAAGACTATTACGTTAATAACCAGTTGGTTAATGCCCAACCCATCAACCCACAAATAAAACTACAAAATACTTCTTTACCAAAACGATGTGAGATCTGCCATCAAGCTGATATGTTTGATGCAGTTCAAAATTATTGTGTCAGATGTAGCACATTTAACCAAAACTATTTATTTGCTAAAGAAAGCACTAAATGGGCAGATCATTTGATAGCATTGGCAATAGTCCAACTTTTATCCATTTTTATTGCTGCTATTGCAGTTTTTATTGAGATTGAAACTATTTTAGTAAGTGGCCTTGTTGTTAGTATTTTAGGCGCAATAACTGCTTACTTAAGCTATCGCTGTAAAAATTTATTGGGTATTTTTTGGGGTAGCTCCGCCATACTAATTTCTTTAGTTACTTTTTTTAGAATATTTATATCTGGTTGGAGTCCAGGAGAGGCCGCTGTGCCTATAGCATGTTTAATTTTAGGTTATGTTGTATCTGCAATTCCTATAGGAATTAAATTGATTATTGAAATGCGACAAGCTATTGTGTCAAAGAAAAAAGGGGATAATGCATGAGTGTATTCTTAAATTTAGATTTAAAGATTTGGCAACCTGGCGAAGTTGAACGCTGGTTTTCAGCAAGAGATCTGCGAGAAAAATTTCCAGAATTAAGCAGAGATGAACAAATCTTAAAAGCAATAATGATTGATAATTTAGGTTGTGGATTGGCAATAAATGGAAAAGTCGTCTCTCGATGTACTTTTATGTTTGATGGTGAATCTTCTGGCGATATGCTGCAAATGTATGAACAACATTTGCCAGATCTGTTTGAGAAAAAGCCAGTTACTATTCATTTCTATGAAGAAATGACTTCCTGGAGGCTTACACCTGAAGCTAATGAAATGATTTGGGAAGTCTTAGATACTTCTCAAGGCATTTCGCGTTCCGAAGTAGAACAAGAAGGACGTTGTGAACGCCTTCCGTTTATTAAAGGTGCTATAAGCTGGCTAACAGAAGCTGTTAGCTTACTAAAACGCTATCAAGAATTAGTTAAAAAAGTAGGCGGACAAGACCTTCAACCTCAAATTGATATGGCTAGCCGGCTTTTAGATTTTTCTAAACAAACTTTGATAGATATGGGCTGGAAGCCCTAGTAAAACTGCTAGAGTTGATTTAAAACAAAATTAAAAAACCCAGGCTTACCCTGGGTTTTTTATTTAGGGTTATTTTTAATAAGTGTTCAATTACAAACATAGGTCGTGTTCCAAAAGAGTTGGAAAATCAGAAAAATCAAAAGAAAGATTCATCGTTGAAGCTTCATTATTAATACCAATTAAAAGATTCTAGTAACGCAGTGTTTACTTGCTTAATTTCTGAATGTTTTTTTTTAGCTCATTTAATACAGTCGTTGGGCTTATTTTTAAGACTCTTGCTGTATCTCTTATTCCACTACCATTTATTACCATTTCTATTACTTGTTTTTTTGTTGTTTCCAAAATTCCTAGATTACTATAATCTAATATAAATGTTACTTTTTTACATTCTTCATTTGTACAGCAATATCTTTGTTTGCCTTGCTTATTTACTCCATATTTGATTACTTGAGTTTCATTACAGCTTGGACATTTCACTTGTATTGTTGCCATTTTCTTTTTCCTGGTTTTTGTTTTTTCTTTTTTGTATTTTATCACTCCTTTTTTTTTATAAACAACTTCTTTGGAACACGACCGAAAAGCTTTTCCTTTTTATCTCCATTGTTTTCTTTTCTTTGCCATTTACACAATTTACTTTACACCCTTACTTGTTTGCACATCAAGTAAACTAACTTAATCTTGAGATAAAAAGAAAACCATAGGGTTTTCATCTTCTGTAGGTTGATTTGTGTTTTCTATGGGAGTATTCTCTATATCTATATTTTCTGTCTGTATATATTCTATTTGTTCTATTTGTTCTATTTGTTCTATTTGCTCTATTTGCTCTATTTGTTCTATTTGTTCTATTTGTTCTATATCTGAAGAATTTTCTAAGGCTGCTTCTTCAAAATGTTTTAGAAACTCCATTATTGTTTTTGGCCTTTGATTACGATTTTTTGCTATTGCCCAAAGTACAACAGACTCAATAGAATTACTAATATTGGGATTAAATTCACGTAGTTCTATTGCTTTGCCTTGGACATGAGCAAGTATTAATTCTGCAAGTGTATTACCTCTAAAAGGCATTTCTCCGGTTAGCAATTGATAAACTATAATGCCTAGGGAATAAATGTCTACTCCATCATCAAGTTCAGCATCTAGACATTGTTCTGGCGAAGTGTAACCTACCGTACCGACAATCATTCCTGTTTTAGTAATATCTTTCATTAAGGAATTTTCTTTACTGCCATTTACCATTTTTGCGATTCCTAGGTCAAGCAATATAGCTTTTTCTGTATTGTCTACTTTTTCAATCATAATGTTGCCAGGTTTGAGATCTCTATGAATTATATTTTTTAAGTGCATTGTGTACAAAGCTGGGCAGATTTGTTGAAGCAAGTTTAACACTCTAGGAACAGACCAAAGTTTTTCTTTAAGTAATATTTTTTCAAGAGACTGACCATCTATATATTCCATTACAAAAAAAGGTTTATTCATACTAAAGCCAGAGTCAAGAATAGAAACAATATTTGGATGGTGGATTTGAGATAAAATTTTGATTTCGCGCTCAAAGTATTTTTGGTTAGTTGTGGGATCTTCTGCTGTTTGATCATCTATCAAGAATTTTAGAGCTACTTTTTTTCCATTTGTAAGATCAACTGCTTGATAAACAATACCAAGTCCTCCTTTACCTAGCTCTTGCTCAATTTTATAGCGATCATTAACTATTTCAGAATAGTTAGTCTCCAATGGCTCTAATTCTTCACCAGAAATTTCTTCTACAAGGATTTCCTCTAAAGGGATTTCTCCACTAAAATGTTCTTCTAAGGCAATTTCTTCTAAGGGAATTTTTCTAGTAGGTTCATGATGAGTTTTCGGTTTTTTCTCTACTATTTCACTACTAGCATTATTACTAGCATTATTACTAGTATTATTACTAGCATGTAGTTGGGTTAACTCATTGTAGAACTGTTTCCAACTTTCCCCAACAATTTCTAAATTTAAGCGACGAATATAATCACTACCAACAACAGTTCGTCGAACTATAGCAACGCAAAATTCTGCTTCTTTACTAGGAGCAATATTAATTACTGTACCTATTTCTACTTCAAATAATGTTAAAACTGCTGCTCCATTAAGACTTATATCTTCTGTAATAGTTTGTTCCAGAAAATGTTGATCACTACTTTCTTCTGTTATTTTTAATGTAACTTCAATAGCAATAGGCAAACGCGCTTCTTTACGGGGATATCTACCAACAGGTAAAAATGTAAATTGCTCAGAACTAATGCCTGTCATAGATTCTACTTCTGTAAGAACACGTTTTAAGTTTAAGGGTTTGGCTATTACAGCATGAAATCCCATATTAATGGCATAAGTACGATTAGCTTCGCTATCAACGTCAATAAGTGCAATTATTGCTTTGTATTGATAAGTTAAGGCACGAAAAAAATCTTCTAGTTGTAAAATTACCGGGTGAATACAAAAACAGGTGTTAACCATAATAATTTCAGGCTCGTATCCCATTTGCAGAACTTTAAGACCTACTTCAACATCAACTGCACCTCGAAAATTATAGCTATACTGTTCTAAATTGTCAGAAAGTAGCTTTAACAAATTTATAGAAGGGTCAAGGGCAAGTATTTTCATTTTTAAACCTTTGATATTAAGTAAGTTAAACAACCTTAGCTGTTTTGTATTCTAAAAATAACCCACCAAAATCATGCTTTTAGTTCTTTAAAGGTTAGTTTTGTATGGTAGGGGCTTGTTTAGAGAAAAACAAGCCCGAAGATTCCTTATTTTATAGCTTTTCTACTATTTGAATAACTAAGAAAAATCTACAAATAATGCTCTACAAGTTGTTGATTTATAGATATTCCGTTTGTAAGTTTACTTAATTAGTTAATAACTTTTTGTTTATAGATTATAAATTCTTCCTTAAAATCTAGATTTTCTAGTATAAGTGCTAGGGTATTTAAGGAAAAAATAAATAATTCTGGCATAAAAACAATGTATTCATATATTTGAGTTAGCTTAGTAACTTATGTTGCTAGTCTATTTTTCCCAAATAGGGTTTGTAGTTTCACAAATAATCTTTAATTGTTGGGCTTCGGTGGGGCGTGGAACTTCTAGTTCATTAAAATAACGAGCAATAACTAAATCTGGAACTTGTCTATCACGTTGTTTATTTCTAGCTAATGATATTTCTAGCGGTAAATCAAAGTAAACAATAGTTGTATGGGCAAATTGTTGGAAGGCTATTTGAAGTGGGGTGTTGCGGTAGCTAAATTTTGTGTTGGTTGCATCAAATATTACTTTTTCACCATTGAATAGGGCTTTTTCAATATCTAAATGACACTCCTGAAAGACTTTGCTGTTATCACCTTGCCAATTAACATCATTAAACAATTCTTCTCGCTTTTTGTCAGAGGAAATAACCTTAATATTAGGTAAATTTTTGTTTATCCAAGTGCTTTTTCCTGAACCAGGTATTCCAAGCATCAGATAAAGATGAGCCGACTTTGGCCTAAGTATATCAGGATGTTCATTAATATAAGAAAGTGCTTGATCTCGGCTTTGTATCCTGCCTTGCAAACTTAAATTAAGCAACAAATATTGAACTCGTTTTTGTTCTTGAGGGTCGCTTACATTTAGTTTGTGAAGATCTTCAGATGGAAAAACTCGGTCTGATAAAACTTCTAAACCTTTATAATTCCACAAATTATAATGTTCAGCACGAGCGCGAAAATTTTCTATTTTTTCTAAAGTTTGAGGGATGTTGCTGCCATGACGACCTAGCCAATCAGCGCGAGTAAGATGATAAAGTGAAGGGATGTTTAACTCTGCTGCTAGGCGAAAGAACTGCTTATATTCAATATTTATCTCATTTATTGTGAAGTTAGGGCTAAGTCGGCTTGTCATGCGATAGGCAAGCATATGCCGTAAAATTAGCCTTAAAACATGTTCTTGAATATCAAACGGTACACCTAACAAATAAAGTATTTTTCTTGCTAAAGGTATTGCAGCGGCAGAATGTCCGGGCGAGACAACACGATTATATTCAGTTGTATAAGTAGTTGCAGGCTTGCCAACATCATGAAGTAATGCTGCTAGGTAGATTGCAACTTTATTTTTATAAGATAAATTTGGATTTTGCTTAATTTCTTCTAAAGTAGCATCCATCACCATTTTAGTATGTGTTAAAACATCTCCTTCAGAGTGCCAAATAGCATCTTGTGGACAATCGGCCATTTGTTGGAGTTCAATAAATTCTGATGCTAAGGCTTGACGGAAGTAGTTAAGGTCTAGAGGTTCGAGTAAAGCAAGTTTGCTGATAAAATTACTTAATTCATTACTCATAAGCTAATCTTTAGCCAAGTCTACGCGCTCTTACAGATAGGACTGAGCCAATAAAAATTAAAATCGCACTAATAACCATTCTTAAAGTTAAATGATCGCCTCGAAAAATAATTGATAAAGTTGCTGCTATAGGTGGTTGAATGTAAATAAAAAATGCTACTAGGGATGATTCAACTCTTTTTAATGCCCAGTAATTAAAAAAATAAGCAAGAACTGTAGGGAAAATTACAATAAATACAGCCCAAGCCCAAGTATAGTTAGATACTGTTGATGGGTCGAACTTTACTAAAGAACTTGCTCCATAGCCTGTAATTATGGTTGAACCAAAGGCTAGCAAAATAGCTGTTATTACAAAAGGATCATAGCGCATTACTATTTCTTTGCTAATTACTAGAAAGAAAGAAAAAGATAGAGCATTAATTAAAGTTAGTAAATCGCCTATGACATAGCTGCTACTAAATTGTAACTTGTCTATTTCCAACAAATAGAGTACGCCAGTCAAGGAAATAATAATACTTAAGGCTTTTGAAGAGGAAAAAGTTTCTTTCTTAAATAAAATAGCAAATAAAAGTGTAGTAATTGGAATTATTGTATTAATAATTGCTGAGTGAGTAGGTACACTACGCGATAGACCTTCGGTAAAGAAAATCTGGTTAATTGCTACACCAAAAATTGCATAAATAAAAATCCAGCCAAAGTCACGAGCGTTTCGAGGAAAACTTTTTTTAACTCTAGGCAGGACTAAAAGCAGCATTAAAATTGCTCCAAGTGTCACTCGTAGAGATGCCCAGGTAGGAGCAGGGATTTCTTTTAGGACTTCTTTAGCTGCAAAATAATGGATGCCAAAAAATATTTGGACAGAGATTAATGCTAAATAAACCTTAGTTTTAGGGTCGGTAGTGTCATTAGCAGTAACAAGTTGCGAAGTAGTTGCAGGAGCGAGTGATTTTTCCATTTAGTTACATTATCTTTTTTCCTAGAGCAGATAAAATAAGGTCTGCACCTAGTTTGCCAGTACGATTTTCTATATCTAGTACAGCATTAATTTCAGTTAGTTCAATTGAAAGAGCTTTGCCACTATCAAAAATTTTTTCCATTGCTAAATGGCTTTCTCTATATGTACCGCCGCCTGAAACAGGAGTTCCAACGCCTGGCGCGTATGTAGGATCAACAAAATCAATATCAAAGGTTGCATGAAAACCTACCGTATAACGGGAAGCAATATCTATAGCTTCGTCCATTACTCGGCTCATTCCTAGTTCGTCTAAGTCTCTCATGGTAAAGACTTTTAGGCCAATGCTTCGGGCCAAGTCTCGCTCTCCTGGGTCAACATCTCTAACGCCAATGACTACGCAATCTTCAGGACGTACTTTAGGGGCAAATCCACCAATATGAGTTAGTTCTTTTGGGCCATAACCTAGTAAAATTGCTAAAGGCATCCCATGAACATTGCCTGACAATGAAGTTTCAGGAGTATTACTATCTAAATGGGCATCAATCCAAATAATTCCAATACGTTGCTCTTTTGCTTTGTAGTAGCTAGCTACGCCTGAAACGCTACCAATAGCAATTGAATGATCTCCGCCTAAGACAACAGGGAGGCTATCACTTTCTAAGATTTCTGATACTTGAGTAGCTAAAACTTCATTAGCTTCAGCAATTTCATCTAAATACTTAGCATTAATGGCATTTTTAGTCACCATTTCAGCTAATTTTACAGGAATATTTCCTAAGTCTTCAACTTGATAACCTAGGGCTTTGATTTTTTGGCTAAGACCTGCAATACGCACTACGGACGGGCCCATATCAACACCGCGACGGTCGGCCCCAAGATCCATTGGCGAACCAATTATCTTAACTTGATTTTTCATAATAACCTGTTTTTTAAGTGGATAGAGTTGAGATAGCAAATTATAACAACAATAAGTTGTTTTTATAACGCGCTTTGCCAAAGATTTTGCCTAACTGCTTGACAAGCAAGCAGTATAAAGGATATTTTGTAATCTTCACCAAAAATTTAAGTGAGATTTTTAAATTAGGAGTTACACCTGTGGATTCAGAAAAATCCCAAAAACATAAGACTGCCAGACCTGTTTATGATGATCCTTTATGGAATCTTTATGATAGTGTTTACTTAAAGGTAGAACCTAAAAGAAAACAAATTCTTTATGGAGTTGGTTTATTTATAGGGTTAATTTTAGCAGGGTCATTGGCTTATGGCCTTATTTCTTCACGAGTTGCAGTATCTCAAGAAGCTTTTGCAAATGCTTTAGAAATTTATAAAGCTGATGTTATAAAACCAGGCTCAGAAGAAGATAAAAATAAAAATCCAGCAAAAAAATTCTATACAGATGAGCAACAAAAATATAAAGATGCTGCTCAAGAATTTGACAAAGTTGCTAATAGTTATTCCTCTTACCGCGAAGTAGCTAATTATTATGCTGCAATGAGCCGCACCCATTTTGACCAAGCTAAAGCACAAACTGATTTAGAAGCATTAAGTAAAAACAATACAGAAGTAGCTCTATGGGCAAAAATTGGTTTAGCTGAACACTATGCTGC
Coding sequences:
- a CDS encoding protein kinase translates to MKILALDPSINLLKLLSDNLEQYSYNFRGAVDVEVGLKVLQMGYEPEIIMVNTCFCIHPVILQLEDFFRALTYQYKAIIALIDVDSEANRTYAINMGFHAVIAKPLNLKRVLTEVESMTGISSEQFTFLPVGRYPRKEARLPIAIEVTLKITEESSDQHFLEQTITEDISLNGAAVLTLFEVEIGTVINIAPSKEAEFCVAIVRRTVVGSDYIRRLNLEIVGESWKQFYNELTQLHASNNTSNNASNNASSEIVEKKPKTHHEPTRKIPLEEIALEEHFSGEIPLEEILVEEISGEELEPLETNYSEIVNDRYKIEQELGKGGLGIVYQAVDLTNGKKVALKFLIDDQTAEDPTTNQKYFEREIKILSQIHHPNIVSILDSGFSMNKPFFVMEYIDGQSLEKILLKEKLWSVPRVLNLLQQICPALYTMHLKNIIHRDLKPGNIMIEKVDNTEKAILLDLGIAKMVNGSKENSLMKDITKTGMIVGTVGYTSPEQCLDAELDDGVDIYSLGIIVYQLLTGEMPFRGNTLAELILAHVQGKAIELREFNPNISNSIESVVLWAIAKNRNQRPKTIMEFLKHFEEAALENSSDIEQIEQIEQIEQIEQIEQIEQIEQIEYIQTENIDIENTPIENTNQPTEDENPMVFFLSQD
- a CDS encoding IS1 family transposase yields the protein MATIQVKCPSCNETQVIKYGVNKQGKQRYCCTNEECKKVTFILDYSNLGILETTKKQVIEMVINGSGIRDTARVLKISPTTVLNELKKNIQKLSK
- a CDS encoding response regulator; amino-acid sequence: MVPTNVLLVDDDSIIIKLVSTYLRMHGVSVTTAENGQEALEHLKESTPELIIADIDMPVMGGYELYRQVKLLGYEDIPFFFCSSASSLPERLVGLQMGADDYIVKPINPPELLLKIKLNLVKARQFRFLKKLLQDQQIQYLMSGQLGDTDVAGLLQVISFLGHRDFYLQIDNPDYGVGEIYLSNGVIIHASLSNLIGKKALFRLLEWKIGTFRVEKKTFPHPATVNERLEECLLDTVAKLDEYNCLIKSITERGHTLFIKDPILLSKLSRDNYQIITDKEPTSSLKIKQSLTKLDKTNQTPTKSSSDKSSQFIFTVEPIDNTNLVLELVNQYRKLSEVLDQSSLTDLETLEIIDKLLAEDVIGIF
- a CDS encoding DMT family transporter; translated protein: MEKSLAPATTSQLVTANDTTDPKTKVYLALISVQIFFGIHYFAAKEVLKEIPAPTWASLRVTLGAILMLLLVLPRVKKSFPRNARDFGWIFIYAIFGVAINQIFFTEGLSRSVPTHSAIINTIIPITTLLFAILFKKETFSSSKALSIIISLTGVLYLLEIDKLQFSSSYVIGDLLTLINALSFSFFLVISKEIVMRYDPFVITAILLAFGSTIITGYGASSLVKFDPSTVSNYTWAWAVFIVIFPTVLAYFFNYWALKRVESSLVAFFIYIQPPIAATLSIIFRGDHLTLRMVISAILIFIGSVLSVRARRLG
- a CDS encoding tetratricopeptide repeat protein, translating into MDSEKSQKHKTARPVYDDPLWNLYDSVYLKVEPKRKQILYGVGLFIGLILAGSLAYGLISSRVAVSQEAFANALEIYKADVIKPGSEEDKNKNPAKKFYTDEQQKYKDAAQEFDKVANSYSSYREVANYYAAMSRTHFDQAKAQTDLEALSKNNTEVALWAKIGLAEHYAATGQTDKAIATYQTLKEGNNVLPKSMIFYNLGRLYERQNNTAEAINAYTEAAKANRSSAEGRKSYERLSFLDSAAADKLPPEDTKKDDDI
- the rocF gene encoding arginase is translated as MKNQVKIIGSPMDLGADRRGVDMGPSVVRIAGLSQKIKALGYQVEDLGNIPVKLAEMVTKNAINAKYLDEIAEANEVLATQVSEILESDSLPVVLGGDHSIAIGSVSGVASYYKAKEQRIGIIWIDAHLDSNTPETSLSGNVHGMPLAILLGYGPKELTHIGGFAPKVRPEDCVVIGVRDVDPGERDLARSIGLKVFTMRDLDELGMSRVMDEAIDIASRYTVGFHATFDIDFVDPTYAPGVGTPVSGGGTYRESHLAMEKIFDSGKALSIELTEINAVLDIENRTGKLGADLILSALGKKIM
- a CDS encoding AAA family ATPase; the protein is MSNELSNFISKLALLEPLDLNYFRQALASEFIELQQMADCPQDAIWHSEGDVLTHTKMVMDATLEEIKQNPNLSYKNKVAIYLAALLHDVGKPATTYTTEYNRVVSPGHSAAAIPLARKILYLLGVPFDIQEHVLRLILRHMLAYRMTSRLSPNFTINEINIEYKQFFRLAAELNIPSLYHLTRADWLGRHGSNIPQTLEKIENFRARAEHYNLWNYKGLEVLSDRVFPSEDLHKLNVSDPQEQKRVQYLLLNLSLQGRIQSRDQALSYINEHPDILRPKSAHLYLMLGIPGSGKSTWINKNLPNIKVISSDKKREELFNDVNWQGDNSKVFQECHLDIEKALFNGEKVIFDATNTKFSYRNTPLQIAFQQFAHTTIVYFDLPLEISLARNKQRDRQVPDLVIARYFNELEVPRPTEAQQLKIICETTNPIWEK